The genomic DNA CGGGCTACTGGCGATGGATTAAAGGCAGCAACACAACCGGAGCAAAAGGGACCTATGGCACACAGACAGTTGCCGCTGCAACAAACATACCCGGTTCCCGATTAGGCGCTATGACCTGGGCGGTGGGGACCAAGCTTTATTTATTTGGTGGGTATGGTTGGCGTGCCGCTGGATCCTATTCAGAGGATTCTCTTAATGATCTGTGGGAATACGATACCAGTACGGGCAACTGGAAATGGCTAAAAGGCAGCAGCAGTTCGGGTACAGGGAGCTGTGGCACTTACGGTACGATGGGCACAGCAGCCGTTGGTAATAACCCAGGTTCCAGGTCAGATGGAACGGTATGGGAAAGTGGCGGCAAACTCTATTTATTTGGCGGAAGCGGTTTCGGTGCCTATACAAGCAATGGGTGCCAGTCAGGGCAATTAAATGACCTATGGGAATATAACCCGAGCACCAATTACTGGCGCTGGCTAAAGGGAAGCAACCTGCTCAATATGTCTCCGACATACGGCACCAAAGGCGTTGCAGCTGTTGCTAACACGCCCGGCAGCCGACGAGGTACCTATAGCTGGAAGCAGGGCAGTAAATTATACTTGTTTGGCGGGCTGGGATACAACACCACCTATGGCTTTAACAACGACCTGTGGGAATATGACATAACAACGAATGTGTGGCGCTGGCTATCAGGAGGCAATACAGTCGGTCAAAATGGTGTATATGGCACCCAGCAGATAGCGGCTGCAGCCAACACACCTGGCGCCAGGTATTCCGGTATGGCATGGGCAACTGCTGGAAAGCTATACTTGAAAGGTGGAATCGGGTTTGACGCAGAGAGCCAGGGAAGTCTGACAGACCTTTGGGAGTTTGATGTAGTTTCCGGGCAGTGGCGTTGGATGAGCGGGAGTAAACATGCCACCAAGGCAAGTGTCTTTGGCGTGCAAGGAGTAGCCTGTACTGAAAATACACCCGGGGCGCGGTACGGAAGTGCCACCTGGCAGGTAAACGGCAAGATGTATCTTTTTGGGGGAAGTGATAACACAGGTAAATACAACGATTTGTGGGAGCTTGATCAGGCAACCGGGAAATGGCGCTGGTTGAAAGGCTCGAAAAAAACAGACGATGCCGGTGCCCTGGGAACACAAGGCATTGCTGCCCCCGGGAATGTGCCTTCTGCACGGTCGCAAAGTGTAAGTTGGAGCATGGGCAATAAGCTTTACCTGTTTAGTGGGGATAATGCGCTGAATGATCTATGGGAATATGATCTAGCATCAGGCAACTGGCGCTGGCTTAAAGGAAGCAGCAGTTGGAGTACCAGTATGGGCACGTACGGCACACAAGGGACAGCAACGGCAACAACTACCCCCGGTAAACGATCAAATGCCTTGGGCTGGGCAAGTAAGGGTAAATTGTATCTGTTCGGTGGAAAAGGATATGCAACCTCAACGTCTCAGGAGGGCTACCTGAACGATATTTGGGAATATGACCCTACTACTGGCAACTGGCGCTGGATAAAGGGCAGTAATGCGATCTATCCATCGGGAAACCCATACGGTACGGGTAGCACGGTAACCCCGTCCGGGTTATTTGGAAGTCAGGGATGGGAGCTGGACGGCAAATTATTTATGTTTGGTGGAGCGGATGATAATTTGAGAATGAACAGCAGCCTATGGTTGTTTGATCTGGCAACAAACAACTGGTCGGTTATCCATGATAGTAGCCAACCTGAATACGGAACAAAAGGAATAGCTACCAACAACACAAATCCGGGAGGCAGATGGCTGCCGGCAACCTGGGTGAGCAATGGTAGGCTTTACCTGTTGGGCGGAAGTACTTATCCTACTGACAACACTTACCAGGTTAAAAATGATGCCTGGGAGTTTGACATAACTACAAGCCAGTGGCGATGGTTGTCAGGAGAGCAGGCTATTCAGCAGAACAGCATCGCAGGAGCGCAGGGAGTGGCATCCTCAATGTTTAGTCCAGGAGCCAGAGCAGGAGCAGCTTCTTGGATGGCGGGTCATAACCTCTACTTTTTCGGCGGCAGCGGGTTTGCCGAGTTAGGGGGGGCTGATCTCCAAAATGATCTTTGGATGGCTGTGTTGCCGCAGCCTCCGGTGATGGCATCGCAGCCCCAAAGTATTAAAGTCAATGAAGGATCAAATACGTTCTTTCAGGCGGAGGCTACCGGAACAGACCTGGCGTATCAATGGCAGGTAAACACAGGCAACGGAATATTTACTAACATCATCAACGGCCCCTTTTATAGTGGGACTACAACCAATCGCCTGGAGATAAGCGGAGCAGGTGCTCTATTAAATGACTACACCTACAGGCTGGTAGTAAGCAATGGTTTCACGGTAGCATCCGAAGCGGCAACCCTCACTCTAAACCGTGCACCAGGTGCGCTTGACCTTTCTTCTTTGACAATTGACGAAAATATAGTTGCTAACACGGTGGTAGGTATTTTTACTACGACAGACCCGGATGGTGATAATCGCTTTACCTACTCATTGGAAGCAGGTACGGGCGGAGTGGATAATGGGGCTTTCACAATCATCGGTGACCAGCTTCAGATAAAGGCTTCTCCTGATTTTGAAACCCAAGCCACCTATTCCATAGTGGTCCGAACAACCGATCCAGATGGCCTGTATTTCCAAAGAGCCTTTGAAATTACGGTAAATGATATGGATGATACCCCACCTACAGGCTCGGTAAGCATAAACAATGGGGACGCCTATAGTAAATCAGGGGATGTTATGCTTACCCTAACGACAGGAGATGCTACACAAATGCGCTTCACAAATGACCAAAGCAGTTGGGGAACTTGGGAAGGAGTTGCCCTGACGAAACAGTGGACGCTGGCAGCGGGTGATGGCGCAAAAACAGTATACATGCAGCTAAAAGATAATGCCGGCAATATTTCTGTTCCTTTCACAAGCAACATCCTGCTGGACACGACACCTCCGACCGTAAGCATTCGAAACGAAGTTCCCGCTAATAATTTAGATTCCTTTCTGCTGCAAATCGTTTTCAGCGAGGATGTCAATGGCTTTACAGCGGATGCTGTA from Pontibacter liquoris includes the following:
- a CDS encoding Kelch repeat-containing protein, yielding MHKTFTFKSAFQAFIVLFCILLSIIAPAQTPKWAYLKGDKNATRYGVYGTLNTADPANQPGERQNAVTWELDGKLYLFGGSGYTEKGWGTMNDLWEFDHATGNWRWLKGSKEPVSTAVYGTFGVAAPENTPNGRTQASGWAVNGKLYLFGGSNGSSGSYNDLWEYTIATGYWRWIKGSNTTGAKGTYGTQTVAAATNIPGSRLGAMTWAVGTKLYLFGGYGWRAAGSYSEDSLNDLWEYDTSTGNWKWLKGSSSSGTGSCGTYGTMGTAAVGNNPGSRSDGTVWESGGKLYLFGGSGFGAYTSNGCQSGQLNDLWEYNPSTNYWRWLKGSNLLNMSPTYGTKGVAAVANTPGSRRGTYSWKQGSKLYLFGGLGYNTTYGFNNDLWEYDITTNVWRWLSGGNTVGQNGVYGTQQIAAAANTPGARYSGMAWATAGKLYLKGGIGFDAESQGSLTDLWEFDVVSGQWRWMSGSKHATKASVFGVQGVACTENTPGARYGSATWQVNGKMYLFGGSDNTGKYNDLWELDQATGKWRWLKGSKKTDDAGALGTQGIAAPGNVPSARSQSVSWSMGNKLYLFSGDNALNDLWEYDLASGNWRWLKGSSSWSTSMGTYGTQGTATATTTPGKRSNALGWASKGKLYLFGGKGYATSTSQEGYLNDIWEYDPTTGNWRWIKGSNAIYPSGNPYGTGSTVTPSGLFGSQGWELDGKLFMFGGADDNLRMNSSLWLFDLATNNWSVIHDSSQPEYGTKGIATNNTNPGGRWLPATWVSNGRLYLLGGSTYPTDNTYQVKNDAWEFDITTSQWRWLSGEQAIQQNSIAGAQGVASSMFSPGARAGAASWMAGHNLYFFGGSGFAELGGADLQNDLWMAVLPQPPVMASQPQSIKVNEGSNTFFQAEATGTDLAYQWQVNTGNGIFTNIINGPFYSGTTTNRLEISGAGALLNDYTYRLVVSNGFTVASEAATLTLNRAPGALDLSSLTIDENIVANTVVGIFTTTDPDGDNRFTYSLEAGTGGVDNGAFTIIGDQLQIKASPDFETQATYSIVVRTTDPDGLYFQRAFEITVNDMDDTPPTGSVSINNGDAYSKSGDVMLTLTTGDATQMRFTNDQSSWGTWEGVALTKQWTLAAGDGAKTVYMQLKDNAGNISVPFTSNILLDTTPPTVSIRNEVPANNLDSFLLQIVFSEDVNGFTADAVTLAGATKGTFAGSGNSYTLVVTPLDKGVLTANIAAGAATDAAGNSNVAATPFSLTITGLHELEKYATLLISPNPVKQQGKLQMQVSGLKGRHFQVLVVDAKGQQQCQRNYTVTHGEVNEELSLANLAAGIYFLQFTDGTTSSTKKIVIQ